One Nerophis ophidion isolate RoL-2023_Sa linkage group LG06, RoL_Noph_v1.0, whole genome shotgun sequence genomic region harbors:
- the dnajc5aa gene encoding dnaJ (Hsp40) homolog, subfamily C, member 5aa isoform X1, protein MAEQQRQRSLSTAGESLYHVLGVEKLATNDDIKRSYRKLALKFHPDKNPDNPEAADKFKEINNAHAILNDATKRNIYDKYGSLGLYVAEQFGEENVNTYFVLSSWWAKALFVFCGLATGCYFCCCLCCCCNCCCGKCKPRPREGQEQDFYVSPEDLEAQLQSDERVEAGGDPIMMQPTATETTQLTSDGHYSYHTDTGFN, encoded by the exons ATGGCTGAGCAGCAGAGGCAGCGCTCTCTGTCCACCGCGGGTGAGTCCCTCTACCATGTACTGGGTGTGGAAAAGTTGGCCACAAATGATGACATCAAGCGGTCCTACAG GAAACTGGCACTAAAGTTTCACCCCGACAAGAATCCTGACAATCCTGAGGCAGCGGATAAATTCAAGGAGATAAACAATGCCCACGCCATCCTCAATGATGCCACAAAGCGCAATATTTACGACAAATATGGCTCGCTGGGACTGTATGTGGCCGAGCAGTTTGGAGAGGAGAATGTCAACACTTATTTTGTACTCTCAAGCTGGTGGGCAAAG GCGCTGTTTGTATTCTGCGGCCTGGCCACGGGCTGCTACTTTTGCTGCTGCCTGTGCTGCTGCTGCAACTGCTGCTGCGGAAAATGTAAACCTCGGCCTCGTGAGGGTCAAGAACAGGACTTCTACGTGTCCCCCGAAGACCTGGAAGCTCAGCTGCAGTCTGATGAGAGAG TAGAGGCCGGAGGTGACCCCATAATGATGCAGCCAACAGCGACAGAAACCACCCAGCTGACATCGGACGGCCACTACTCCTACCACACCGACACCGGCTTCAACTAA
- the dnajc5aa gene encoding dnaJ (Hsp40) homolog, subfamily C, member 5aa isoform X2 produces MAEQQRQRSLSTAGESLYHVLGVEKLATNDDIKRSYRKLALKFHPDKNPDNPEAADKFKEINNAHAILNDATKRNIYDKYGSLGLYVAEQFGEENVNTYFVLSSWWAKALFVFCGLATGCYFCCCLCCCCNCCCGKCKPRPREGQEQDFYVSPEDLEAQLQSDEREAGGDPIMMQPTATETTQLTSDGHYSYHTDTGFN; encoded by the exons ATGGCTGAGCAGCAGAGGCAGCGCTCTCTGTCCACCGCGGGTGAGTCCCTCTACCATGTACTGGGTGTGGAAAAGTTGGCCACAAATGATGACATCAAGCGGTCCTACAG GAAACTGGCACTAAAGTTTCACCCCGACAAGAATCCTGACAATCCTGAGGCAGCGGATAAATTCAAGGAGATAAACAATGCCCACGCCATCCTCAATGATGCCACAAAGCGCAATATTTACGACAAATATGGCTCGCTGGGACTGTATGTGGCCGAGCAGTTTGGAGAGGAGAATGTCAACACTTATTTTGTACTCTCAAGCTGGTGGGCAAAG GCGCTGTTTGTATTCTGCGGCCTGGCCACGGGCTGCTACTTTTGCTGCTGCCTGTGCTGCTGCTGCAACTGCTGCTGCGGAAAATGTAAACCTCGGCCTCGTGAGGGTCAAGAACAGGACTTCTACGTGTCCCCCGAAGACCTGGAAGCTCAGCTGCAGTCTGATGAGAGAG AGGCCGGAGGTGACCCCATAATGATGCAGCCAACAGCGACAGAAACCACCCAGCTGACATCGGACGGCCACTACTCCTACCACACCGACACCGGCTTCAACTAA